From the genome of Buchnera aphidicola (Drepanosiphum platanoidis):
AGGAAAAATAAATGAGTATTTTTTCAAAAAAATTTGATTTTTTAAATACAAATAATTTAAATATGAAATTTTTTAACATGGAAAATATGCATCATTATTTTAAGATAATAATAAATTATATAAATTTAAATTATTTTAAATTAATTATCATTTTTTTTATGGTAGTATTAGCATTTATACAAATTAAATTTTTTATTTTTATGAAAAGAAATACAATGATTAAAATGAAATCTCAAATATGTCTTGATAAAAAAAATAATATTTTTGTTATAGATATTAAAAATGTCACATTAGTTCTTGGTGTTTCTTCCAAAAATATTGTATGCTTGCATAAGTTTTCAAAGAAACAAAAAAATTTAGAATAATTATTATATAAAATTAATAAAAATATTTTACAGTGGAATAATAGACATGAATCGTCTTTTAATAATTTTTTTTTTTTTTTTTAGTCATTTTTCTTATTCTCAAGAATTATTACCATCAAAAAATAATGAAATATTTTCATCTATAAGCAATTTTTTATCGAATAATAACAATTTATCTATTTCTATTCCAACCTTAATATTCACATTATTATTAACTTTTATTCCTATCATTATTTTAATGACAACAGCTTTTACAAGAATAATAATTGTTTTTAGTCTATTAAGAAATGCATTAGGTACTCCTTACTCTCCTCCTAATCAGGTATTAATAGGATTATCTTTATTTTTAACATTTTTTGTAATGAATCCTACTTTAAATACGATATATAAAAATTCATATGTTCCATATATAAAAAAAGAAATTGTTTTTAGTGATGCTTTGCAGGAAGGAATTATTCCATTAAAAAAATTTATGTTTTCACAAACTAGAAAATCAGATTTAATGTTATTTTCTAAATTTGCTCATGTAAATAATAGTAAAAATTTTAATGATGTTCCTTTAATGGTATTAATTCCTTCATTTATAACAAGTGAATTAACTACTGCATTTAAAATAGGTTTTACTATATTTGTTCCTTTTTTAATTATAGATTTAATTGTAGCAAGTATTTTAATGTCTTTAGGAATGATGATGATTCCTCCATCTACAATTTCTTTACCATTTAAAATTATGATTTTTGTTTTATCAGATGGTTGGAAATTATTAATAAATTCTTTAATAAAAAGTTTTTATTATTGATAAAAAAATACAAAAAATTTAAATAATTAATTTTTAGACAGGATAAAATGGACATTGAGCCAGTATCAATTTTATTTTTTAATTCTAGTAAAATTTTTTTAATTTTATCTTCTCCTTTATTATTATCAATTTTGTTTATTGGTTTAATAATTAGTATTTTTCAGACTGTTACTCAAATTAATGAGCAAAATTTATCATTTTTTCCTAAAATTATTTCATTAATTTTTATTTTATTTTTTTTAGGTTCTTGGATGATACAAATTTTAGTAAATTATATGCAAGATATTCTTACTAACATTATTATTTTAGGTCTTAATTAATTTTTTATTTATAAATTATGATGGAAATTTTTAACAATTTAAATTTTTTATCTCAAATATCTTGTTTTATATTAGTTTTTTTACGAATATTTACTTCAATGTTTTTTATACCAATTTTTAATGATAAATTATTTAGTTTAACTAGTAAAATAATTTATGCATTAATATTGAGTGGTTTAATAGTGCCTTTTACATATAATCCATATATTTCATTGTTAGATGAAAAATTTATTTTAATATTATTTAATCAAATATTAATTGGATCTATTATTGGATTTCATTTTTTTTGTATTTTATCAATTTCTAGTTTTATGGGAGAAGTTTTAAGTTCACAAATAGGTTTATCATTTGCAAATTCTATTAATTTAAACAATCATTTGTTTCAACCAATTTTGTCTAAATTTTTTAACTTATTATTATTGTTAGTTTTTTTATTTATGAATGGTCATATAATAGGTTTATTTATTTTAATGAATAGTTTTTTTTATTTTCCATTATTAAATAAAATTATTTTAAAAAATTTTATTTTTATATTTTTGAAATTTTTTAAAATTAATTTTTTTTATAGCATTAATTTAATTTTACCTTTTGTAATTATTTTTATTTTATTAAATTTATTGTTAGGTTTTTTAAATAAGTTTATTCCTCAAATTTCTTTTATAACAATTGGTTTTTCACTTAATATTATTATAATGTTATATATTTTAAATCATTCAATTTTTTTTATTATTAATTTTATAAAAATTTTTTTAAATAAATATTATTATTTAATTTTTGATATTTTAAAATAAAAATTTTTAAAAATTTTTTTATATTTAAATTTTTTTTGATATAAGAAAATGATATAAATTTTTAATTTTTAAAGTTTTAGAGTTTTTAAATATAGTATAAAAAATTTTTATACTATATTTATAAAGTTTTTTTATTTTATAAAAATTTTTTTATTTTATTTTATATTCTTTATATAATACTCTTTTTCTAATTATTGGATCATATTTTTTTAAAATTAATTTTTTAGAATTATTTCTTTTATTTTTAGTCGTAGTATAATAATGACCTGTTTTTGCACTAGAAATAAGTTTAATGGTTAATCTAGAACTTTTTGCCATATTTATTATCATCCAAAATTAAGTTTTTTTATTAAAATTATTATATATTTTTTAATATTGTATCTATACCTTTTTTATTAATAATTCGGGTTCCTTTGTTTGAAATTTTTAATTTTACAAATCTTTTTTTATCAAATGACCAAAATTTTTTTTTTTTTATATTAGGGTAAAAACGTCTTTTAGAAGAATTTAAAGCATGAGATCTTTTGTTTCCAAACATTGATTTTTTTTTTGTAAGTTGACAAATTTTAGACATAAAATTTAATTATCCAGTGTTAATAATTATTGGTAAAAGTTAATTTTTTTAATAAATTAATTTTTAAAATTTCTTAATATATTTTTATATGTAAATATAACAAGTACAATTTATATTATAATAATTTTATATTTAATTTTTTTTTTTTTTTAAATATTTTTTATAAGAATTTTCTATTATTTTTTGTGATTTTTTTTTATTTCCCCAATTTTTTACTTTAGACCATTTATTATTTTCTAAATTTTTATAATATTTGAAAAAATGAGTAATTTTTTTTAATACAATTTCTGATATATCTGAAATGTTTTTTATAAAGTTATATTCTTCTGAAATACTTTTGTGAGGAACACATAAAATTTTAAAATCTATCCCAGATTCATCTTCCATATTCAAAATCCCAATTGTTCTACATTTTATAATAGATAATGGAGCTAAAGGATAAGGAGTAATAACCAGAGCATCCAAAGGATCTTTATCTAAAGAAAGAGTTTTTTTAATATAACCATAATTACATGGATAATGCATAGATGTAGGAATAAATCTATCTACAATTAAATTATTTTTGTGTATTTCGTATTTTATAGGATCTGAATTAGCTGATATTTCAATTTTTACATAAAAATTTTTGTAAAATTTATTTTTAAGATTCATTTTTGATTTCTCTAAATTTTGAATTTAAAAAATTATTTTTATTTTTTATTATTATAATATAGTATTTATTTTAATAGATGTTTTTTTGATTAAATTTTAATTTTTTGTAAGAACTAAAATTGATGATGATATAATAAAATATAATTTTATTATATAATATGTAAAATAAATTTGTTTATTATTAAAAAATTTTTTAGTATTTTTAATAGTAATTTTTATTATAAACTTTTGTTGAGACAATATTTTATGTTAAATATAAAAAAGTTTTTAAAATATGAAGATTTATTAAAAACAATTGTAGTAAAATCTTTAAAATTTTTAAAAAATAAAGTTGATTATGCAGAAGTTTCAATTAAAAAGAGTATTGGTCATAACTTTTTAATAAGAACTGGGAAGTTAGAAACATTAGAATTAAATGATGATATATATATATCTATAATAGTGTATAAAAATAATAGAAAAGGTTCTGCTTCTTCTAATAATTTAAAATGGAGTTCTATAAAAAAAACAATTTTTACTGCTATTGAAATTTCTGAACAAACATATTTAGATAAATATTTAATAGTTCCTAAAAAAAAATATTTTTTTTCAGATTATGTAGATTTAAAAACATTTTATCCCATAATGTATACTTTAAAAGAAATTTTAAAATTAACTATTTTAACTGAAAATTATTCAATAAATTTTGATCATAAAATTTTTAATAGTGAAGGTAGTAATTTTTATAGTAGTAATAGTATTTTTGTTTTTGGAAATACTTATAATATAATAAAATCTTATAAAACTAGTATATATTTTTTGTCAATTTCTGTGTTAGCAAAAAATAAAAGTTCTGTTAAAAGTAATTTTAATTATACATTATCTAGAAATTTTAATACTTTAGATAAACCTAAAAAAATTGGAGAAAAATGCTCTAAAATGGTTTTAAAAAAATTAAATTCTAAAAAAATTATTAGTCAAAAAATACCAGTAATTTTTTCTAAAGAAATTTCAAACAGTTTGTTTAAACATTTATTTTATGCTATTCAAGGAGTGAATGTTTATAAAAAATCTACTTTTTTATTAAATTTTTTGAATAAAAAGATATTTCCTAGTTGGTTAAACATTTTTGAAAATTCTCAACTTTTAGGAGGGTTAGGATCTCGTTTATTTGATAATGAAGGTATTTTTTCTAAACCTAAATATATTATTAAAAATGGTATTTTAAAAACTTGGTTATTAGATAATTATTCTTCAAACAGATTAAATTTAAAAAATACAGGAAATTCTGGTGAAATTTATAATTGGATTTTTTCTAATACTTTAAATCAAAAATTTTTTTTTAAAGATTTATTAAAAAAAATGAAAACTGGAGTAATTATTAATGAATTAATGGGTCAGGGTGTAGATATTAATACTGGAAACTATTCTAGAGGAGCTTCAGGGTTTTGGGTTGAAAATTCTAAAATTAAATATCCTATTAGTGAAATAACTGTTTCTGGAAATTTAAAAAAAATTTATAAAAACATAATATGTATGAGTAATGATACAAATTTTAAAAATGAAATTTTATCTGGTTCTATTTTGGTTAAATCTGCAAATATTTCGGGTCTTTAATTTAAATTTAATATTTATAAATAAAATTTTTTTTAATAAAAAATTATTATATTTTATATATAGTTTTTTATGAAGTTGGCGAAATAAGCCGGGTTCTGTAATTATACAGTCATTTATCTGGACTAAATATCACTATTTAGTTCTAGCGGTCTACCCTGGTTTAATCATGGACCATGTTTTAAATAAACCTATATTTGACCTTGCTCCAAGTGGAGTTTACCAAGCTATAATTGTTACCAATTATACGGTACGCTCTTACCGTACCTTTTCACCCTTACTAATTATTTATTTATTTATTTTTTTCAAATAATATTAAATAATAAGCGGTTTTTTTTCTGAGGCACTAATTCGTAATATTGTTATAAAAAATTTATTAATTATTATTATTTAAATTATAACAATATTCCCAGATGTTATCTGGCACTTTGTCCTATGGAGCCCGGACTTTCCTCTCTTTTATTTTATTTTTACTATAATTTTATATATAATAAAATTTATATACAAAGAGCGACTGTTTAGCCAACTTCATTATCAATGATATATTATTTTTTTTGTTTTGTCATTTTTTTAATTTCATAAAATATTTATAGAAAAATTTTTTTTTTTTTAAAAAAATTTTCGATGCTATATATGCAGCTTTTGAGCAAGACAGCTTTTTTTTTAAAATTTTTAAAATTATTTTTTTTTTTTTAGAAATTTTTTTAAATTTAAAAAAAGATTTTAACTTTTTTTTATATTTTTCGATGATTATAACAAATTCTCCTTTAAAAATTATTTTTTTTTTTTTAATTATTTTTATTAAATTTCCTACTTTTGTTTGATAAATATTTTCCCAATATTTTGTTAGTTCTCTAGCAATAGTAATTTTTCTATTTTTTTCAAAAATTTTTGAAATTCTTTTTAAATTATTTATAATTCGATATTTAGACTCGTAAATAATAAGAGTAAATTTTTGAATTGATAGTTTTTTTAATGTTTTTATACATTTTTTTTTTTTTAATGGCAAAAATCCTACATATAAAAATTTATTTGAAGAAATTCCCGAAGAACATAGCGCAGTAATTGCAGCGCATGCCCCTGGAATTGGAACAACTTTTATTTTTTTTTTATGGCATTTTTTAACTAAATTAAAGCCAGGATCATTAATAAGGGGGGTTCCTGCATTTGAAATTAAAGCTATTTTATAATTATTTTTTAATTTTAAAATGATAGATGATAATTTTTTTTTTTCATTATGTTCATGAAAAGAAATCATTTTTTTTTTAATTTTAAACTTTTTTAAAATTTTTAATGTATTAAAACAATTTTCTGCGAGAATAAAATCTATTTTTTTTAAAATTTTAATAGCTCGATAAGTAATATCTTTAATATTACCGATAGGAGTAGCTATAATATATAGAGTTCCTGTTTTCATATTTAACTTTTTTTTAATCTTTAATAAGTTCAAAATTGATTTTTTAATTTTAAAAATTAAATTTTTTAAAATATTTGTAATTTATAAAATTTTCTAAAATAATAAAATTTTTTAAAATATATAAAATTTAAAGAGAAATTTTGTGAAAAGAGTAGTTATTACTGGTTTAGGCATTATTTCTAGCATTGGAAATAATAAATTAGAAGTTGAAAAATCTTTAAAAAATAGTATTTCAGGTATTTCTTTTTCTAAAGAAATGAAAAATTTTGGATTAAAAAGTAATGTTTGGGCTCCTATAAAAAATAATTTTTCAAAAAAATTATTTCATGATTTAAAAATGTTAAAATATATGAATTTTTCTAGTTTTTATGCATATATTTCTATGATGGAAGCTATACAAGATGCTTTTTTAAAAAATTTTCAATATAAAAAAAATTCTAATATAGGCGTAATTGTAGGATCTGGATGTGGATATTTAAATTTTGAAAAATTATTTTTTAATTCCAAAGATAATATTATTCAATCTAAAAACTTTAAAAAAATTAAATTAGATCCATATTTATTATTTAAAACTATGCCTTCTAATATTTCTGCTTGTTTATCAACTATTTTTAAAATTTATGGAACAACATATTCTATGAGTTCAGCATGTGCAACTTCTTCTCATTGTATTGGTCATGCTTATGAATTAATACGTTCTGGAAAACAAAATATAATTTTTTCCGGAGGATCAGAAGAATTAAATGTTAATTTAGCTTGTTTTTTTGATATTTTAGGAGTATTATCAAAAAAATTTAATTTTTCCCCTAAAGAATCTTCTAGACCTTATGATATAAATCGTGATGGTTTTGTAATTTCTTCAGGAAGTGGTATTTTAGTTTTAGAAGAGATGAATCATGCACTTTCAAGAAACGCAAGAATTTATGCTGAAATTATTGGATATGGTACTTCGTCAGATGGACATAGTATGTTTTTTCCTTCAAAAAAAGGTGTATTAAGATGCATGAAAAATGCTCTTAAACAAATATTTTATCATAAACATAAAATAGATTATATAAATACTCATGGAACATCTACTAAAATTGGTGATTTAAATGAATTAAAAGCTATTTTAAAAATTTTTAAAAAACGTGATTTAAAAAAAATATTGATTTCTTCTACGAAATCTATTACTGGTCATTCTTTAGGTGCTTCTGGTGTACATGCAATTATAAATACAATTTTAATGTTTCAAAATAATTTTGTAGCTCCAAATCAAAATATTGTAAAATTAGATAAATTTTCAAAAAATATAAATCTTATACAAAAAAAAAAAGATGTTAGTATTAATATTGCAATGATCAATAATTTTGGATTTGGAGGAACAAATGCATCTTTAATATTAAAAAAATTTTAAAATTAATATTTTATAAAATATTAAAATTTTGAATTATAATATAATTATATAAATAAATATTACAACAATAGAGATAATTTTATTATGAATAATATCAAAGTTAATCAATTAGAGCAATTAAAAAAATATACTAAAGTTGTAGTTGATAGTGGAGATATTGATTTTATTAGGAAATATTCTCCTGAAGATGCAACTACAAATCCTTCTTTAATTTTACAAGTAGTTCAATCTAAGAAGTATGAATCTTTAGTCCAAAATGCTATTTTATATAGTAAAAAAAAATGTAAGTTCTTAAATTCTAGAATAAAAACTTGTATTGACAAAATTATAGTAGAAATTGGAATTAAAATATTAAAAGTTATTGATGGTTTTATTTCGAGTGAAGTAGATGCAAGATTATCTTTTAATAAAGATGAATGCATTAAAAAAGCTTATGAGTTAATTTCGTTATATGAAGAAAAAGGAATTAGTAGATCTAGAGTATTAATTAAGTTAGCTTCTACATGGGAATGTATTCAAGCTGCAAAAGAATTAAAAAAAGATAATATTAATTGTAATATGACATTGTTATTTTCTTTTGCTCAAGCTCAAGCATGTGCTGAAGCTAATGTATTTTTAATATCTCCTTTTGTAGGAAGAATATTTGATTGGTATGTAACTAAAAATCCTACTTTTAAATATAAATTAGGAAAAGATCCTGGAGTAGAATCTGTCAAAAAAATTTTTGATTATTATAA
Proteins encoded in this window:
- a CDS encoding flagellar biosynthetic protein FliO encodes the protein MSIFSKKFDFLNTNNLNMKFFNMENMHHYFKIIINYINLNYFKLIIIFFMVVLAFIQIKFFIFMKRNTMIKMKSQICLDKKNNIFVIDIKNVTLVLGVSSKNIVCLHKFSKKQKNLE
- the fliP gene encoding flagellar type III secretion system pore protein FliP (The bacterial flagellar biogenesis protein FliP forms a type III secretion system (T3SS)-type pore required for flagellar assembly.), yielding MNRLLIIFFFFFSHFSYSQELLPSKNNEIFSSISNFLSNNNNLSISIPTLIFTLLLTFIPIIILMTTAFTRIIIVFSLLRNALGTPYSPPNQVLIGLSLFLTFFVMNPTLNTIYKNSYVPYIKKEIVFSDALQEGIIPLKKFMFSQTRKSDLMLFSKFAHVNNSKNFNDVPLMVLIPSFITSELTTAFKIGFTIFVPFLIIDLIVASILMSLGMMMIPPSTISLPFKIMIFVLSDGWKLLINSLIKSFYY
- a CDS encoding flagellar biosynthetic protein FliQ, translating into MDIEPVSILFFNSSKIFLILSSPLLLSILFIGLIISIFQTVTQINEQNLSFFPKIISLIFILFFLGSWMIQILVNYMQDILTNIIILGLN
- a CDS encoding flagellar biosynthetic protein FliR encodes the protein MMEIFNNLNFLSQISCFILVFLRIFTSMFFIPIFNDKLFSLTSKIIYALILSGLIVPFTYNPYISLLDEKFILILFNQILIGSIIGFHFFCILSISSFMGEVLSSQIGLSFANSINLNNHLFQPILSKFFNLLLLLVFLFMNGHIIGLFILMNSFFYFPLLNKIILKNFIFIFLKFFKINFFYSINLILPFVIIFILLNLLLGFLNKFIPQISFITIGFSLNIIIMLYILNHSIFFIINFIKIFLNKYYYLIFDILK
- the rpmG gene encoding 50S ribosomal protein L33, translating into MAKSSRLTIKLISSAKTGHYYTTTKNKRNNSKKLILKKYDPIIRKRVLYKEYKIK
- the rpmB gene encoding 50S ribosomal protein L28; its protein translation is MSKICQLTKKKSMFGNKRSHALNSSKRRFYPNIKKKKFWSFDKKRFVKLKISNKGTRIINKKGIDTILKNI
- the ppa gene encoding inorganic diphosphatase, whose translation is MNLKNKFYKNFYVKIEISANSDPIKYEIHKNNLIVDRFIPTSMHYPCNYGYIKKTLSLDKDPLDALVITPYPLAPLSIIKCRTIGILNMEDESGIDFKILCVPHKSISEEYNFIKNISDISEIVLKKITHFFKYYKNLENNKWSKVKNWGNKKKSQKIIENSYKKYLKKKKN
- a CDS encoding metallopeptidase TldD-related protein — encoded protein: MLNIKKFLKYEDLLKTIVVKSLKFLKNKVDYAEVSIKKSIGHNFLIRTGKLETLELNDDIYISIIVYKNNRKGSASSNNLKWSSIKKTIFTAIEISEQTYLDKYLIVPKKKYFFSDYVDLKTFYPIMYTLKEILKLTILTENYSINFDHKIFNSEGSNFYSSNSIFVFGNTYNIIKSYKTSIYFLSISVLAKNKSSVKSNFNYTLSRNFNTLDKPKKIGEKCSKMVLKKLNSKKIISQKIPVIFSKEISNSLFKHLFYAIQGVNVYKKSTFLLNFLNKKIFPSWLNIFENSQLLGGLGSRLFDNEGIFSKPKYIIKNGILKTWLLDNYSSNRLNLKNTGNSGEIYNWIFSNTLNQKFFFKDLLKKMKTGVIINELMGQGVDINTGNYSRGASGFWVENSKIKYPISEITVSGNLKKIYKNIICMSNDTNFKNEILSGSILVKSANISGL
- the rsmI gene encoding 16S rRNA (cytidine(1402)-2'-O)-methyltransferase — encoded protein: MKTGTLYIIATPIGNIKDITYRAIKILKKIDFILAENCFNTLKILKKFKIKKKMISFHEHNEKKKLSSIILKLKNNYKIALISNAGTPLINDPGFNLVKKCHKKKIKVVPIPGACAAITALCSSGISSNKFLYVGFLPLKKKKCIKTLKKLSIQKFTLIIYESKYRIINNLKRISKIFEKNRKITIARELTKYWENIYQTKVGNLIKIIKKKKIIFKGEFVIIIEKYKKKLKSFFKFKKISKKKKIILKILKKKLSCSKAAYIASKIFLKKKKFFYKYFMKLKK
- a CDS encoding beta-ketoacyl synthase N-terminal-like domain-containing protein, with protein sequence MKRVVITGLGIISSIGNNKLEVEKSLKNSISGISFSKEMKNFGLKSNVWAPIKNNFSKKLFHDLKMLKYMNFSSFYAYISMMEAIQDAFLKNFQYKKNSNIGVIVGSGCGYLNFEKLFFNSKDNIIQSKNFKKIKLDPYLLFKTMPSNISACLSTIFKIYGTTYSMSSACATSSHCIGHAYELIRSGKQNIIFSGGSEELNVNLACFFDILGVLSKKFNFSPKESSRPYDINRDGFVISSGSGILVLEEMNHALSRNARIYAEIIGYGTSSDGHSMFFPSKKGVLRCMKNALKQIFYHKHKIDYINTHGTSTKIGDLNELKAILKIFKKRDLKKILISSTKSITGHSLGASGVHAIINTILMFQNNFVAPNQNIVKLDKFSKNINLIQKKKDVSINIAMINNFGFGGTNASLILKKF
- the tal gene encoding transaldolase, whose protein sequence is MNNIKVNQLEQLKKYTKVVVDSGDIDFIRKYSPEDATTNPSLILQVVQSKKYESLVQNAILYSKKKCKFLNSRIKTCIDKIIVEIGIKILKVIDGFISSEVDARLSFNKDECIKKAYELISLYEEKGISRSRVLIKLASTWECIQAAKELKKDNINCNMTLLFSFAQAQACAEANVFLISPFVGRIFDWYVTKNPTFKYKLGKDPGVESVKKIFDYYKKYDYKTIIMGASFRNVEQILELSGCDRLTISPNLLNQLKNCYKPISKKLLIPKKKLKNLNNILTESDFRWFHNEDLMAVEKLSEGIKNFNSDQLILESIISKKI